The sequence below is a genomic window from Apodemus sylvaticus chromosome 6, mApoSyl1.1, whole genome shotgun sequence.
CCATCCACTGCCAAAAGACCAGCTCACGGCGCCGCCACTCCAGAGCCGCCTCCAGGCGCGAAGTCTCGCTCTCCAGTGCTTGCAGAAGCTACAGAAAAAGACGAAGCTGAGCTGGCGCAGACTGCCCACCAACCAGCTCCGGAGCCGAGCTCTAGACTGGGGGCCTTTGACCAGAGTCTCTGTCCGATGTCCCAAAGCCTGCATAGATAACAAGGCCCCAGAGTACAGAGCCCACGGGGCCATCCCATGTAACTGTGGCAAGAGTTTGCAAAAGACGAGGATTTAGGCATACGAGAGAGGCTTAAGAGGAAAGGGCCGGGCCAGAAGATAACCTCTGCCTGCCCTCCGCAGTGCAAAGCCTGCACTAACAGCTGTGCATCAGAGACAGAGCCGCCCTCTTCTTCTCGGGGTACATTCACTGCTTAGCTACAGCCAGAGGCCGCTGCCTCTTTACCTCCCCCCTTGGCCCTCAGGCTGCCAGCCCCCACTTAGAGACTCCCGAACATGGACCATCCAGCACACCTGACCCTCCTAGAAGACAAAATGCTTGGCCACCTGTAAAGTGAGGGCGGAGGCCTCTGGATGCCCTATGGGTGCCGTGCCCAGCCAGAGGCATGGCCTACACAATGTAAGTGCGCCCACATTTGACACCTGTGGGAGGGACCCAGGGAGAGGACCCTTGCAGAAGACAGTGCATGCCAAGCCCTCTGTACCTCAGACCCTCGCAAACATGGCTCCACAGAGAAGTTTCCCATGGCCTGAGAAACTGGAGAAAGACCCTGAATGCTAGCCATGGCCAGTCCACTGGGGCAAGCACAACAGAGACGGGAGATCAGGGCCACCACTTGGCCATGGGCAGAGAGGGGCAGTGGTGAGAGATGTAAGCAGACGATCAGGGTGAGAGGGGCACACAGGGTGGCCCACAGGCCTACCACCAGTACCGAAGAGCAAAGACCCTATCACAGACACAGGGCACCTAGACACCCCATCAGAAGGGCAGAAAATACAGACCCCAGGAAGAGACCCCAGGGCCCAACGCCCCAGGACTGTGGGGTATGGGTGCAATAGACAAGCGAATGAGCCCTTCACCTCACCATGGCCCCGCCCACAGTCCTGCAGTCTCCCAATGCAGCAGGAGCAAGGACACAGAGGTGCAAACAGAAGGCTGTGGGCTCCACAGCGACCCGGGAAACAGACTGCCCATGTAACAACAGGCCTGGCTGCCCACACACCAGGCATACACTGATCCAGAAACTTCTGGGACCTGTCTGCGGGTGGGCCAGACGCAGGTTTTAGCCAGCTCCTCCACAAATACACGAAAGAAGCTGCTGGGAGGCCTTGGTCTGCTTGGCCTCTGCTATCCACAGTCCTCTGTCTCAGCACAGGACAGCTTCTGAGACAAGAGTTGCCTTCGCCAGCAGCCTCCCCGCACCCTAGAGTGATCCAACAGCAAAGCCCTGGGCAGCGCCTGACTAGACCTCTGCTACAACCTAAAGTCCAGCAGCCAGAAAGCCTGCTTCACTGAGTCACATTCAAAAGGGGGTCAGCCCCGAAGAGATGGCCAGTCCCGAACCTGTCCTACAAACCTCAGAGATAAGCTGATCAAAAGGAAGAAACCAGTGGTAGATGGGTAGGACCCTTgaaagacagggaaggaaggacagcaCAAGGGGGGCGGGGGAAGTGGGAGGGACTGAACACCCTGGGGAGAAGCTGGGATGGGGCCAACACTGACACTTTCTTCAGCCTCAGACAGAAGGCCTTGTCTGCCTAGGGCCATGTCATCCCTAAGTCTCACAGCCTGCTGTTCTGtgcagggctctctctctctctctctctctctctctctctctctctctctctaaagatttctttttatttttatgagtgcactgtaactgttttcaggcatatcagaagagggcatcagatcccattagagatgtttgtgggccaccatgtgcttgctgggatttgaactcgggtcctctggaagagtagccagcactcttaaccgctgatccatGTCTCCAACCCAGGCTCTGCTCTCTTAAGAGTCAAGTCTATTAGGAAGCTCAGGAGCCCACTGCCTAGGAAAGACATGCTTAGAAAGAAGTGAATGGCCCCTGGGCAACAAAGTAGGCTTAAGGCCTACAAACATCCAGGCCTGTGCCCTGGCCTACCTCTGTACACCTCCCCACACTGATCCCCGTGAGTCTAGCCCCGGGCTCTGAAGGACAGCTGACCCGCTCACACTCAGCCTTTCCCTACCTCCAGATATGTCAGGTAGAGCTAGAGGTTCATTTCAGACCTGGAAGCAGTGTTTCTCCATGCCAGTGGTCCCCTCCTGGACAGCGTATCCCTCCAACCCCAGCCGTGTCACCCACGGTAACAAATGACAATGACTGACCGTCAACACCTAACATCAGCCCGGGTATTCCCCAACAGACCAAGTCCCCGCCGTGAGGCAGCGCCCACTGTGGCACCCGCCAGCCCTCACCTGCTGACTGCGCTCCGGATCTCTAAGCATCTCTGTTTCAGCAACAGAAAGATGGCCAAGGCTCTTTTGGCTGTGGCATCCCTGGGTATACAGGTGGATCTGCAACAAGTCAAATACCGAGGCTGGGAGCAGCTCCCCAGCAAGATCTTTTAGCTGAATACTGGCACCATTAGAGACCACTTATAACCAGGAAGGACACAGGGCTGGGCTCAGGACGCCCCAGTAATACTGGGGGCGGAGGATGCAGAGGGGCACCAGACAATGTCACTGAGGGCTTCCACACCCTCGCTCACCAGGACGTAGGTAAAGCAGGGTCCGGTCCTGCTTGTAAAGGCCAGAGTTGGGGCAAGCCCAGCACTCCAGGGGTCCAGTAGTGGTGACAGAGATGGACCACAGGGAAGGCGGCCTGGGGCACAGGCTGAAGAGCCGTGTGCCTGTGTTACCTTGCTGAGGAGCGTACACAGCTCCTGCTGACTAGAGATCAGGCATCGCCTCCGAAACCGCAGCTTCCCCATCAGCCATTCCACTAGTCGGAGATCCACAGGACTCTTTGTTTCCACAAGGGGTGCAGGAGGAGCAGGACTGGTCAGGGCCTCACAGGAGAGAGGGAACAAGTGTCGGCCCTGCTATACAACCCATATCTTGAGGAaggaccaggacagggaagctgtacTACTAACAGAGAATCAAGCCTCTGCCACCTCAGTCTGATGAGAACCACACCAAGGGCGAATGCCACATGACCTGGGGGCGCAGAGAAACCCACGGGTTCTGGGCAAAGCAGGGCTCAGACACCCTCATTACATACTCACCTCACACAGGGGCAACTGGTCACCCAGCTGCACGCGGGTCTGGGCAAGCAGCTGCTCAAGCAAGGGTCCTCGGGCCAGGAGCCAGGACAGGGCCAGCAGCAGTTCCCGGCTTCCCTGAGAACTGCCGTCGGGAAACTGTAGCAGCGCAGACCTGGGGTAGCCTTGGGAGCCCAGTGCTGACTTCACCACACAGGCTTGGGCCTCTGGAGTAGGAAATCATCCGCTCACGGGGTGCTAACCTGGAGATTTCACCTGGATCCCTCTGGGGACCTGAGATCACCCCTAAACTTAGAATCTGCTAAAGTGGACAAAGGAGGCTGAGATCTCAGAGTCTATGGAGGAGGCAAGGCAGGATTGCTGTGAGTGGTTGGTTCAGGGCGTAGCCAGTCTCAGTTTCTGGAGTGATAAAGCCACTACTACCCGGGTAAGCGTGGTAAAGGCTAGTGGGAACCTATACTTAAGGGAGCGCAACAGTGAGGAGCAGGTGCCAGCAGGAAGGGAATAGTCTACAGAGGATCTTTAATGGGGCGGGACTTAGTGGGTTAAGACAAAATTACAAGAGCCTTGGGGGAGCGGCTTTCTGAGAGGGCGGGGCTTACCTGGGGCCAGGTCGGGCCAGGTATTGTTTGCAGCAAGCGGTGAGAGCACGCGCAAAAGAAGCTGCCAGAGCACCGGAGCCTGAGCAAACAAGGAGTTTGTGGTCAGCAGGTATCAAAGTGTCACCTACGTCGGCTGCCCCGACCCCGACCGCCTACTCGGGTGGCCTCACCGCCTCCGGTCGATCGAACTTTGCGCGACGGAAGATTTCGGGACTAGGCCCATCTGGCAGGGACCGACTCAGCGCGGCAATAGTCTCAGGCAGGGCCCGGGCAGCCCCTTCCACCCGGCTCCGCCGCCGCCCCATACAGCCAGCACTAGACAGCCTCGGATCGCCCGCCGGGGACCCCGACCAATCACAGTTCCGGCTAGGGCCCGCCTTCTCCGCTCAGGCCCAATGAGCGATGAGTCTGGCGCATGAGTGCCTACCAGACTATCCCGTAGGCAGACACTTCCGGGGGTTGGGGGCGGGGATTGGAAGGGCCAACTCCGTAGGAACTCACCAATCAGCACCTCGGCTTAGCAAACTCCTTAGCAACCTCGAGCCCCAGGAAGCGATGCTGGAGGGCGCGCATGCGCCCGAGGTGTTCCCTGAAGGCGCGGAGGAAGGAGCAATGTGGCTCCACCCAGCCACGAAGGGAGTGTCTCTGCGAAGCAGCCCAGGAAGGAGCCCGCCGCCAGGGGTCGCCAGGCCCCCGCGAGAAGTAGCTGAGCCCTGCAAAATGGGTGGGGAGTTCCGGGGGCCACGTCGCCAGCCAGAAGACTTCATAAAGCCATCCTCCCTCTCATGTACTGCCAGCCCCAGACTCCGTTGTCCCCATGTTCACTCTTCCTCCAGCCACTAGAagagcattttttaaggaaatttctCCACTTTAGAAAAGGGTGCGGCCCTCTCTTTTAAGGCCGAACTTAAGTTTTGCACTCAGCCCTACAGGATCAACCTTGGTAAGCTGTGAGAATCCTGCAAGGATTCACAGCAGCTACATGGAAGTGGCAGAATGAACCCAGAGTCCAACCTGATGCGCGGGCAAAGACGCTGCACCACGTGCAGTCGGTAAATATGCTCCGCCACCGGCAGGAGCCTACTACCCTAGGTGAAGCCAGAGCAGCCTCTGTGGGAAGCCGGATGCGAAAGACCACATTAAGTGCGCCTGTGCGTGTGGAGGAGGGCCGGACAAAGGCCGGACGCTGCTGCCTACGGCGATCCAGAGAAGAGCCTGCAGGCGACGAATGGCTGGGGGAATTGCTGGGGGTGAGACCTGTTCCCTCGAGCGGACACAAAGTAAGCTTTGTGCCCTCGATGTCACCACCAGAAATAGTTGGAACAGCGGACAGTACTGTGTGTACTCAACATCTCAATAAAGCCGGGAAGGAGGCAGGTGGAGAAAGGCAGGTGGAGAGGAAGAGGGTGCGGTGCGGGAGGGGAAAgtgaggtgagagggaggggcagagacgTCTTGAGGCACCTGCCGGTTTAACTGCGGGTACAGGATGGCCACGCCCTCCGGAAGTGCAGGGACTGCGGGCTCACCTTTATCTTAACCTTCCCTGTGTTTTGCTGCAGGCCATCCTCGGCTCATCTGGATACCCTCAACTATCCTGCCTCAGGGTCTCCTTCCTGGCCGGTTGCCAAGCAGCTAGGGCTGCTGGTCCCAAATGGCCATGCCCAGTTAGATTCTACCTGCTCTTACCGCCCTCACTGTAGGGCCGTGCTTCTGCACACCTTAAACACTCGGAAGTGCCCTGAAAAGCACAAAGACCGCGCGCTCTTGGCTACAGTGCCAAGGAACTCGTGGTACACCCTTAAGGAACTCTTCCCCTCTGGAAGCTTCTTTGCAATACtatgcccttcccccacctgaTTTTCTCATTCCTACGGGCCTCGGGTTGCTGGAAGCCCAAGTCCACTTCATTTGAGAGATGTGGATCTGGGTTCGAGGGGCTGGGGTTACAAGGAAGGCAGGGGTGTGTCAAGAGTGGAAGATGACAGGGGAAAGTGAGCTTCTGCCCTTCACCCATACAGCtcttccaggtcctctgcaggtcTGCTTGGACACTAAAGATTACTCACACCCCTCCCAGTAGGAAACTAATACCGAAGGTCGGCCTCTTCTACTCCATACTCTGGTCACCTCAAGCACTATGGCCTCCACCTGTTGAGGTTCCAGACTCACCCAATAAGGCACGCACTACACTACAGACCACTTACGGGGCTCACCAGGCCTGCCAGGCTTGTTCCTGCAGTGTAGGTGCCAAAGATGAACGCAGGCTAGCCCAGCGCACTGCTGAGACCTTTGTGGCCTTATTATGTCCAAAGGGTCTTGACTGGCCAGTGGCACGGGGAAGGCAAAGCCGAGAGCTGCCTGGCTCTACAAGAGTTTCTACCGCCACCCTCCAATCCCATTAGAGCACCAGGTCACCCAGGACATTCCTGgtcagagaaaaagggaaagggtgTCTGGGTGCAGGCTGAGCAGCTGCAGAACTCACCCACAAGGGTGCACTTCAGGGGGGGACAGGGTGTAGTTGCAGGAAGTGAAAATGGAACAGGCAAGAAATCCACACAGCTCCCCCCGACGCAGCTCAAACAGGGAACCAAACCAACTCCCACTGATTCACCGTCTGAACTGTGGCCAGCCCCATCTACTCCATGTTCCTGCTGACCCTGGCAGCCAGGGCCTCACCCAAGGCCAGAACCACGACAGCACCAGGCTACAGGAACTCTACGGATCCTGAGGTTGGATGTAGGCCTGAACTCCTCATGCCCCTTGTGCCCCCTCAAAGGGTAGCGGGCACCACTGCCTGCAGCAACAAGAAAGGCAGTGCCGTGCATCGGACCTGGGGTTGAGGCTCTCCCTGCAGCGCCCCCCTCCAACACACACCGGCAGACAAAAGCACTAGTCTTCCAAAGATCAGATTTATTAAAGGCACCGAGGGCTCCCGAGAGCCCTGCTGTCCGGGGGTAAGGCCTGGCATGTGCCCGGGCGGGTAGGGAGAGTTTCCACAACCTGTAAGAAGAACGAGAGAAGTGTGAAGCCAGCGGTTCGCGGTTTACTCTGTTAGGGGTGACTCTATTCCTGTGGAACAGTGGACTGGGTGGGATCGGAGACGGGGCCATACCTCTGTCTACTTGAAAGTGTGGCTCTCAGCTCCACCCCGCCCAAAGCCTGCAAAAGATGAAAAAAGAGGATAAGATAAGAATAAGGATGTCATTATGTTGCAGAGGGAGGCCAGCACCTATGTTAGGGAAGAGGTCCGACAACATACCTTTGGGCCCAAACATGGCGGAGTAGCAGGGATGATTGCAGTAGGGCTTGCCTTCATGCTTTGAGAAAAGAACAGGAGGGGTCACATTCACCCCCAACTCCTGcggctcctccctctgccccctagTGGTGCCTTACCTCAGCATGACCCCCGGAGGTCAGCGTCTTTCCACATTTCTCACACTTGAGGCAGGGACGGTGCCAGTCCTTGCCTAGTGACGTCACTCGCTCAGCTGCAGAAGCACAGACCCGCTGTGAGGCACTGGAGCCCCCACATCCCCTCTTCCCTGCACAGACGCCTACACTTCATTCTCTCAACGTCGCATCCCACCCTGCGTCCCCAGACTGCCACTGCGCTCCAGAAAGGGGTCAACTATGGTCCTCACAAACCAGAAGGGTCGCCTTGGTGgtgggatattttattttaggttgtttttgtcttgagacaggaggatttttctgtgtatccctggctatcccggaactcactctgtagacgctcctgcttctccctccccgGACTAACTAacgtgctgggactaaaggcgtgggccacctgGCCACCCAACGGCTCATTCGTGAGACACTTCCAAGTGCCACCTCAGGAATAAGACCCCCGAGGGCttgtagg
It includes:
- the Tedc1 gene encoding tubulin epsilon and delta complex protein 1 isoform X2, translated to MGRRRSRVEGAARALPETIAALSRSLPDGPSPEIFRRAKFDRPEAAPVLWQLLLRVLSPLAANNTWPDLAPEAQACVVKSALGSQGYPRSALLQFPDGSSQGSRELLLALSWLLARGPLLEQLLAQTRVQLGDQLPLCEGRHLFPLSCEALTSPAPPAPLVETKSPVDLRLVEWLMGKLRFRRRCLISSQQELCTLLSKIHLYTQGCHSQKSLGHLSVAETEMLRDPERSQQLLQALESETSRLEAALEWRRRELVFWQWMDTVLDACSPETPAVTSRPMALPAISEGGLGDLELVKQELQALQEELREVTEPRRAAWEARVGGLGQGPEWSTSRKALREAVQQELAALQGSWEQSGTPGQPQRPHRLVRSEDGAPRPRGLPAAEVIRTLSAQEACLKKVLRQLQQQCQQELARLAGAPPGLIWILPPGH
- the Tedc1 gene encoding tubulin epsilon and delta complex protein 1 isoform X1 gives rise to the protein MGRRRSRVEGAARALPETIAALSRSLPDGPSPEIFRRAKFDRPEAAPVLWQLLLRVLSPLAANNTWPDLAPEAQACVVKSALGSQGYPRSALLQFPDGSSQGSRELLLALSWLLARGPLLEQLLAQTRVQLGDQLPLCEQGRHLFPLSCEALTSPAPPAPLVETKSPVDLRLVEWLMGKLRFRRRCLISSQQELCTLLSKIHLYTQGCHSQKSLGHLSVAETEMLRDPERSQQLLQALESETSRLEAALEWRRRELVFWQWMDTVLDACSPETPAVTSRPMALPAISEGGLGDLELVKQELQALQEELREVTEPRRAAWEARVGGLGQGPEWSTSRKALREAVQQELAALQGSWEQSGTPGQPQRPHRLVRSEDGAPRPRGLPAAEVIRTLSAQEACLKKVLRQLQQQCQQELARLAGAPPGLIWILPPGH
- the Tedc1 gene encoding tubulin epsilon and delta complex protein 1 isoform X3, whose product is MGRRRSRVEGAARALPETIAALSRSLPDGPSPEIFRRAKFDRPEAAPVLWQLLLRVLSPLAANNTWPDLAPEAQACVVKSALGSQGYPRSALLQFPDGSSQGSRELLLALSWLLARGPLLEQLLAQTRVQLGDQLPLCEALTSPAPPAPLVETKSPVDLRLVEWLMGKLRFRRRCLISSQQELCTLLSKIHLYTQGCHSQKSLGHLSVAETEMLRDPERSQQLLQALESETSRLEAALEWRRRELVFWQWMDTVLDACSPETPAVTSRPMALPAISEGGLGDLELVKQELQALQEELREVTEPRRAAWEARVGGLGQGPEWSTSRKALREAVQQELAALQGSWEQSGTPGQPQRPHRLVRSEDGAPRPRGLPAAEVIRTLSAQEACLKKVLRQLQQQCQQELARLAGAPPGLIWILPPGH
- the LOC127686884 gene encoding cysteine-rich protein 1 codes for the protein MPKCPKCDKEVYFAERVTSLGKDWHRPCLKCEKCGKTLTSGGHAEHEGKPYCNHPCYSAMFGPKGFGRGGAESHTFK